A single genomic interval of Arthrobacter sp. NicSoilB8 harbors:
- the gltB gene encoding glutamate synthase large subunit has product MTQTLHSPSWSDPDQPTAATSPFARFASIPAAAGLYNPENEKDACGLAIIATLRGEPGYDIVDAALTALRNLEHRGAVGADEGTGDGAGLLMQVPDEFFRAVTDFELPAPGQYVVGTAFLPAEQREADAARLGIEGLAADEGLTVLGWREVPVVADLVGAMARACMPYFAQPFFASSTGETLERNELDSRAWRIRKRAQNKFGVYFPSLSSRTIVYKGMLTTAQLEPFYPDLSDKRFKTKLAIVHSRFSTNTFPSWPLAQPFRTIAHNGEINTVKGNRNWMRARQSQLSSPLLGDSPEELFPICTPGASDSASFDEVAELLWLSGRPITHSIMMMIPEAWENHATMDPARRAFYEYHSMLMEPWDGPAAVSFTDGNLVGATLDRNGLRPGRYWITEDGLIVFASEVGVIDVEPSKVVKKGRVSPGKMFLVDTGAGRIIDDAEVKAEVAAANPWAEWLKDNLIDLKDLPEREHVVHTAASVNIRQRTFGYTTEELKILLGPMARTGAEPLGAMGSDTPVAVLSKRPRLLFDYFVQSFAQVTNPPLDAIREELVTSLTCAIGPNGNLLDTKQVRQPQVSLPFPVINNDQLAKIANIESADGDKVAMKVRGLYRPEGGEHALRARLTEICEQVSGAINRGVQYVVLSDRDSNAQWAPIPSLLLVSAVHHHLLRSANRTKTALVVEAGDVRETHHVAVLIGYGASAVNPYLAMESVEQLIASGDVVGVTPQDGVYNLIKGLGKGVLKIMSKMGISTVASYTGAQTFEALGLGQDLVDEYFSGTHSQLGGVGLDVIAAEVLARHRMAYPENGIELPHQPLLGGGEYQWRRDGEPHLFNPETVFRLQHATRERRYDIFKAYTRGVDDQSENLMTLRGLLKFKAGLRPAVPLEEVEPVSSIVKRFSTGAMSYGSISQEAHETLAIAMNRLGGKSNTGEGGEDVDRLLDPTRRSAVKQIASGRFGVTSLYLSNADDIQIKMAQGAKPGEGGQLMAQKVYPWVARTRHSTPGVGLISPPPHHDIYSIEDLAQLIYDAKRANPSARVHVKLVSEVGIGTVAAGVTKAKADVVLVSGHDGGTGASPLNSLKHAGVPWELGLAETQQTLMLNGLRDRVVVQVDGQLKTGRDVVIAALLGGEEFGFATAPLVVSGCIMMRVCHLDTCPVGVATQNPELRSRFSGKPEFVVNFFEFLAEEVREILAELGFRSIEEAIGHAEMLDSREAISHWKAEGLDLDPILHGLEFDDDAPLRNLTGQNHELDKHFDQRLIAMAAEALSDRTPVKISVNVINTDRSVGTMLGHVVTKTFSTDVLATDTIDITLNGTAGQSLGAFLPAGITLRMFGDSNDYVGKGLSGGRIIVRPDRTNVFPAERNVIAGNVIGYGATSGEMFLRGQVGERFLVRNSGATAVVEGIGDHGCEYMTGGQTLIIGRTGRNFGAGMSGGTAYVLDLQTERVNKQALESGELQLRELDAEDRDIVHGLLVKHVEETESLNAARLLENFDDTAARITKVLPRDYAAVLQTRLDAIEEGLDPDGEEVWSRILEVTGG; this is encoded by the coding sequence ATGACCCAAACTCTTCACAGCCCCAGCTGGTCCGATCCGGACCAGCCGACGGCCGCCACGTCACCCTTCGCACGCTTCGCGTCGATTCCGGCCGCGGCCGGACTCTACAACCCGGAGAACGAGAAGGACGCCTGCGGCCTGGCCATCATCGCCACGCTCCGCGGCGAGCCGGGCTATGACATCGTCGACGCGGCCCTGACCGCACTGCGCAACCTCGAGCACCGCGGCGCCGTCGGCGCGGATGAAGGTACCGGCGACGGCGCCGGCCTCCTCATGCAGGTTCCGGACGAATTCTTCCGCGCAGTCACCGACTTCGAACTTCCCGCCCCCGGCCAGTACGTCGTGGGCACCGCGTTCCTGCCGGCCGAGCAGCGCGAAGCCGACGCCGCCCGGCTCGGCATCGAAGGACTTGCCGCGGACGAGGGCCTGACGGTCCTTGGCTGGCGTGAGGTCCCGGTCGTGGCGGACCTGGTCGGGGCCATGGCCCGGGCCTGCATGCCGTACTTCGCGCAGCCCTTCTTCGCCTCCAGCACCGGTGAGACCCTCGAGCGCAACGAGCTCGACTCCCGTGCCTGGCGGATCCGCAAGCGCGCCCAGAACAAGTTCGGCGTGTACTTCCCGTCGCTGTCCTCCCGGACCATCGTCTACAAGGGCATGCTCACCACGGCCCAGCTCGAGCCGTTCTACCCGGACCTTTCGGACAAGCGCTTCAAGACCAAGCTCGCGATCGTCCACTCGCGCTTCTCCACGAACACGTTCCCGTCCTGGCCCCTGGCCCAGCCGTTCCGCACCATCGCGCACAACGGCGAAATCAACACCGTCAAGGGCAACCGCAACTGGATGCGGGCACGGCAGTCGCAGCTTTCCAGCCCGCTGCTGGGCGACTCACCCGAAGAACTGTTCCCGATCTGCACCCCCGGCGCCTCGGACTCCGCCTCGTTTGACGAAGTTGCGGAGCTGCTCTGGCTCTCCGGCCGGCCCATCACCCACTCGATCATGATGATGATCCCGGAGGCGTGGGAAAACCACGCCACCATGGATCCGGCGCGCCGCGCCTTCTACGAGTACCACTCCATGCTCATGGAGCCCTGGGACGGCCCCGCGGCCGTGTCCTTCACGGACGGCAACCTCGTCGGTGCCACGCTGGACCGCAACGGGCTGCGCCCGGGCCGGTACTGGATCACGGAGGACGGGCTCATCGTCTTCGCCTCCGAAGTCGGCGTGATCGACGTCGAACCCTCCAAGGTGGTCAAGAAGGGCCGCGTCTCGCCCGGCAAGATGTTCCTCGTGGACACCGGCGCCGGCCGGATCATCGACGACGCCGAGGTCAAGGCCGAGGTCGCCGCAGCGAACCCGTGGGCGGAATGGCTCAAGGACAACCTGATCGACCTCAAGGACCTCCCCGAGCGCGAGCACGTGGTCCACACCGCCGCCTCGGTCAACATCCGCCAGCGGACCTTCGGCTACACCACCGAGGAACTGAAGATCCTGCTCGGCCCGATGGCCCGCACCGGCGCCGAACCGCTCGGCGCCATGGGCTCCGACACCCCCGTGGCCGTGCTGTCCAAGCGCCCGCGGCTCCTTTTCGACTACTTCGTGCAGTCCTTCGCACAGGTCACGAACCCGCCGCTGGACGCCATCCGTGAAGAGCTCGTCACGTCCCTGACGTGCGCGATCGGCCCGAACGGCAACCTGCTGGACACCAAGCAGGTCCGGCAGCCGCAGGTCTCGCTGCCGTTCCCCGTGATCAACAACGACCAGCTCGCCAAGATCGCGAACATCGAAAGCGCCGACGGCGACAAGGTCGCCATGAAGGTCCGCGGACTGTACCGCCCCGAAGGCGGCGAGCACGCCCTCCGAGCCCGGCTCACCGAAATCTGCGAGCAGGTCTCCGGCGCCATCAACCGCGGCGTCCAGTACGTGGTGCTCTCGGACCGTGACTCGAACGCCCAGTGGGCGCCGATCCCGTCCCTGCTGCTCGTCAGCGCCGTGCACCACCACCTGCTGCGCAGCGCCAACCGCACCAAGACCGCGCTCGTGGTCGAGGCCGGCGACGTCCGCGAGACCCACCACGTCGCCGTGCTCATCGGCTACGGCGCCTCCGCCGTGAACCCGTACCTGGCCATGGAATCCGTGGAACAGCTCATTGCCTCCGGCGACGTCGTCGGGGTCACCCCGCAGGACGGCGTCTACAACCTGATCAAGGGCCTCGGCAAGGGCGTCCTGAAGATCATGTCCAAAATGGGCATCTCCACGGTGGCCTCCTACACGGGTGCCCAGACCTTCGAAGCGCTCGGCCTCGGCCAGGACCTCGTGGACGAGTACTTCTCCGGCACGCATTCCCAGCTCGGCGGCGTCGGCCTCGACGTCATCGCCGCCGAAGTCCTGGCACGGCACCGCATGGCCTACCCCGAGAACGGCATTGAACTGCCGCACCAGCCCCTGCTCGGCGGCGGCGAATACCAGTGGCGCCGCGACGGCGAACCGCACCTGTTCAACCCGGAGACCGTCTTCCGGCTGCAGCACGCCACGCGTGAACGCCGCTACGACATCTTCAAGGCCTACACCCGCGGTGTTGACGACCAGTCCGAGAACCTCATGACCCTGCGCGGGCTCCTGAAGTTCAAGGCCGGCCTGCGCCCCGCCGTGCCGCTCGAGGAAGTGGAGCCCGTCTCCAGCATCGTCAAGCGGTTCTCCACCGGCGCCATGAGCTACGGCTCCATCTCGCAGGAAGCCCACGAGACCCTCGCGATCGCCATGAACCGGCTGGGCGGCAAGTCCAACACCGGTGAAGGCGGCGAGGACGTGGACCGCCTGCTCGATCCCACCCGCCGTTCCGCGGTCAAGCAGATCGCCTCCGGCCGCTTCGGCGTCACGAGCCTCTACCTGTCCAACGCCGACGACATTCAGATCAAGATGGCGCAGGGCGCCAAGCCCGGCGAGGGCGGCCAGCTGATGGCGCAGAAGGTCTACCCCTGGGTGGCCCGGACGCGGCACTCGACCCCCGGCGTCGGACTCATTTCGCCGCCCCCGCACCACGACATCTACTCGATCGAAGACCTCGCGCAGCTGATCTACGACGCCAAGCGTGCCAATCCCTCGGCCCGCGTGCACGTCAAGCTCGTCTCCGAGGTCGGGATCGGCACCGTGGCCGCCGGCGTCACCAAGGCGAAGGCCGACGTCGTCCTGGTTTCCGGGCACGACGGCGGTACCGGCGCCTCGCCGCTGAACTCGCTCAAGCACGCCGGTGTCCCGTGGGAACTCGGCCTCGCCGAGACGCAGCAGACGCTCATGCTCAACGGCCTGCGCGACCGCGTGGTGGTGCAGGTGGACGGTCAGCTCAAGACCGGCCGCGACGTCGTGATCGCCGCGCTGCTCGGCGGCGAGGAGTTCGGTTTCGCCACCGCCCCGCTGGTGGTCTCCGGCTGCATCATGATGCGCGTCTGCCATCTGGACACCTGCCCGGTGGGCGTCGCGACCCAGAACCCCGAGCTGCGCTCCCGGTTCAGCGGCAAGCCCGAATTCGTGGTGAACTTCTTCGAATTCCTCGCCGAAGAGGTCCGCGAAATCCTCGCCGAGCTCGGTTTCCGCAGCATCGAGGAGGCGATCGGCCACGCCGAAATGCTCGACTCCCGTGAGGCGATCAGCCACTGGAAGGCCGAGGGGCTGGACCTGGATCCGATCCTCCACGGCCTCGAGTTCGACGACGACGCCCCGCTGCGCAACCTCACCGGCCAGAACCACGAGCTGGACAAGCACTTCGACCAGCGCCTGATCGCCATGGCGGCGGAAGCCCTCAGCGACCGCACGCCGGTGAAGATCTCGGTGAACGTCATCAACACGGACCGCTCCGTGGGCACCATGCTCGGCCACGTGGTCACGAAGACCTTCAGCACCGACGTGCTGGCCACGGACACCATTGACATCACGCTCAACGGGACCGCCGGGCAGTCACTTGGCGCGTTCCTGCCGGCCGGCATCACGCTGCGCATGTTCGGCGACTCCAACGACTACGTCGGCAAGGGTCTCTCCGGCGGGCGCATCATCGTCCGGCCCGACCGCACCAACGTGTTCCCGGCCGAGCGCAACGTGATCGCGGGCAACGTGATCGGCTACGGCGCCACCAGCGGCGAGATGTTCCTGCGCGGCCAGGTGGGCGAACGCTTCCTGGTCCGCAACTCGGGCGCCACCGCGGTGGTCGAGGGCATCGGCGACCACGGCTGTGAATACATGACCGGCGGCCAGACGCTCATCATCGGCCGCACCGGCCGCAACTTCGGCGCCGGCATGTCCGGCGGTACGGCCTACGTGCTGGACCTGCAGACCGAACGCGTCAACAAGCAGGCCCTCGAATCCGGCGAGCTGCAGCTGCGTGAGCTCGACGCCGAGGACCGCGACATCGTCCACGGGCTGCTCGTCAAGCACGTCGAGGAAACCGAATCGCTCAACGCGGCCCGGCTCCTCGAGAACTTCGATGACACCGCAGCCCGCATAACCAAGGTGCTGCCGCGCGACTACGCGGCCGTCCTGCAAACCCGTCTTGACGCCATCGAAGAGGGCCTGGACCCCGACGGCGAAGAAGTTTGGTCTCGAATCCTGGAGGTGACCGGTGGCTGA
- a CDS encoding glutamate synthase subunit beta — protein MADPRGFLKVRQRETQPRRPVPVRIMDWKEVYEAQEKGVLKAQAGRCMDCGVPFCHQGCPLGNLIPEWNDLIWRDKGEEAMERLHATNNFPEFTGRLCPAPCEASCVLGINQPAVTIKQVEVSIVDQAFENGWVNPLPPARLTGKTVAVVGSGPAGLAVAQQLTRVGHTVAVYERDDKIGGLLRYGIPDFKMEKEQVDRRLEQMKAEGTRFRTGVAVGTDVTWEQLRRRYDAVVIATGATVPRDLPIPGRELEGVHFAMDYLVPANRVVAGETVKNQINAAGKHVVILGGGDTGADCLGTAHRHQAASVTTLAIGKQPPVERAGHQPWPTFPTLFEVASAHEEGGERTYLASTVEFVGENGKLTGVKVAETEFVDGKRLPKAGTERIIPADLVFLSLGFTGAEPAGITEQVSADFDGRGNVARDGYYMTNTEGIFVAGDAGRGQSLIVWAIAEGRACAAAVDKFLMGSTILPAPVAPTDRAMAVL, from the coding sequence GTGGCTGATCCACGCGGATTTCTGAAAGTACGTCAGCGTGAAACCCAGCCGCGGCGCCCCGTTCCGGTCCGCATCATGGACTGGAAAGAGGTCTACGAGGCCCAGGAAAAGGGTGTCCTGAAGGCCCAGGCCGGCCGCTGCATGGACTGCGGCGTCCCGTTCTGCCACCAGGGCTGCCCGCTGGGCAACCTGATCCCGGAATGGAACGACCTCATCTGGCGGGACAAGGGCGAGGAAGCGATGGAGCGGCTGCACGCCACCAACAACTTCCCCGAGTTCACGGGCCGGCTGTGCCCGGCCCCCTGCGAGGCCTCCTGCGTGCTGGGCATCAACCAGCCCGCGGTGACCATCAAGCAGGTCGAGGTGTCGATCGTGGACCAGGCCTTCGAGAACGGCTGGGTCAACCCGCTGCCGCCGGCCCGCCTGACCGGCAAGACGGTCGCCGTCGTCGGTTCCGGCCCCGCCGGGCTCGCCGTCGCCCAGCAGCTGACCCGGGTGGGTCACACTGTGGCGGTCTACGAGCGCGACGACAAGATCGGCGGGCTCCTGCGCTACGGCATCCCCGACTTCAAGATGGAAAAAGAGCAGGTGGACCGCCGGCTCGAGCAGATGAAGGCCGAGGGCACCCGGTTCCGCACCGGCGTGGCCGTCGGCACCGATGTCACGTGGGAGCAGCTGCGCCGCCGCTACGACGCCGTCGTGATCGCCACCGGCGCCACCGTCCCGCGTGACCTGCCGATCCCGGGCCGCGAGCTCGAGGGCGTCCACTTCGCCATGGACTACCTCGTGCCGGCCAACCGCGTGGTGGCGGGGGAGACCGTGAAGAACCAGATCAACGCCGCGGGCAAGCACGTGGTGATCCTCGGCGGCGGCGACACCGGTGCGGACTGCCTCGGCACCGCGCACCGGCACCAGGCCGCGTCCGTGACCACCCTGGCCATCGGCAAGCAGCCGCCGGTGGAGCGTGCCGGCCACCAGCCGTGGCCGACGTTCCCCACGCTGTTCGAAGTTGCCAGCGCGCACGAGGAAGGCGGCGAACGCACCTACCTCGCCTCCACCGTGGAGTTCGTCGGCGAAAACGGCAAACTCACCGGCGTCAAGGTCGCGGAGACCGAATTCGTGGACGGCAAGCGCCTCCCGAAGGCCGGCACCGAGCGGATCATCCCCGCGGACCTCGTCTTCCTGTCCCTCGGCTTCACCGGCGCCGAGCCGGCCGGGATCACCGAGCAGGTCAGCGCCGACTTCGACGGCCGCGGCAACGTGGCCCGCGACGGGTACTACATGACCAACACCGAAGGCATCTTTGTCGCCGGCGACGCCGGCCGAGGACAGTCGCTCATCGTCTGGGCCATCGCCGAGGGGCGCGCCTGCGCCGCCGCGGTGGACAAGTTCCTGATGGGCAGCACCATCCTGCCGGCGCCCGTGGCGCCGACCGACCGTGCGATGGCCGTCCTGTAG